A stretch of Halichondria panicea chromosome 1, odHalPani1.1, whole genome shotgun sequence DNA encodes these proteins:
- the LOC135338489 gene encoding sushi, von Willebrand factor type A, EGF and pentraxin domain-containing protein 1-like, which yields MKTALFLLVLIAIGSCVVAVNALDFTLKRYGGRVLANSVIDISRVGREYRPYYYYYYRTTYTNEGPLVCHTETPNCCRDVDDPFENEENGEWFYPDGQVVGSSQQYYNFYVTRARQELHLHSYSANSPTGVYCCDVRSVNGSGNITAEYVSETNYTSINSSTSKCVGLYTYSQLRLCRDFSIGNGLVTYDSPYIPGRVASISCNRGFSLVGSSERTCTNGGWSGTTPNCVYDCGPLPVPRNGRVDTSTGTTVGKTATYSCNEGYNLIGSLTRNCQYQYNSYSRYSSYRYTGVDWSSSAPICVDEAKMQLMFSPTPGSCLEWEESRANRITLAFIGAIEEVLLNYASIALPHINFANLTHSPFSVERSFFSCRSSQTEAHFRTTLFGLEDVSAHEMVKVIQRWVSSGPSVKIQWYVVDIIKSCPVAIPSDVYAECVSPDMKQCWEKCDDKPQ from the exons ATGAAGACTGCACTATTTCTTTTGGTTCTCATTGCCATTGGGAGCTGCGTTGTAGCTGTGAATGCTCTAG ATTTCACCCTGAAGAGATATGGCGGGAGAGTACTTGCCAACAGCGTTATAGACATCAGTCGAGTTGGTCGTGAATACAGGCcttactactactactactatcGTACAACCTATACTAACGAAGGACCTCTTGTGTGCCACACTGAAACTCCTAACTGCTGTCGTGATGTTGATGATCCATTTGAAAACGAGGAGAATGGAGAGTGGTTCTATCCCGACGGGCAG GTTGTTGGCAGTTCCCAGCAGTACTACAACTTTTATGTGACCAGAGCACGCCAAGAGCTCCATCTGCACAGTTATTCCGCCAACAGCCCAACTGGAGTGTACTGCTGTGATGTTCGGAGTGTCAATGGCTCGGGCAACATCACTGCTGAGTATGTATCCGAAACAAACTACACAAGTATCAACTCTTCCACTAGCAAGTGTGTCGGATTGTACACTTATT CTCAGTTACGACTCTGCCGTGATTTCTCAATTGGCAATGGATTGGTGACGTATGACTCTCCTTATATTCCTGGGAGAGTGGCTAGCATCTCTTGCAACCGAGGATTTAGCTTGGTTGGTAGTTCTGAACGGACTTGCACCAACGGAGGATGGAGTGGAACAACACCCAATTGTGTCT ATGATTGCGGGCCTCTACCAGTCCCAAGAAATGGACGTGTGGATACCTCTACCGGTACGACAGTAGGGAAGACGGCCACTTACAGCTGTAACGAAGGCTACAATTTGATTGGCAGTTTAACCCGAAACTGCCAATACCAATACAATTCTTACAGCAGATACAGCAGTTACCGATATACGGGTGTTGACTGGTCTTCATCTGCACCAATATGTGTGG ATGAGGCAAAGATGCAGCTGATGTTTTCACCTACTCCGGGTAGCTGCTTGGAGTGGGAA GAATCCAGGGCCAATAGGATCACGCTCGCTTTCATTGGAGCCATTGAAGAAGTGCTACTCAATTATGCATCAATTGCTCTGCCACATATCAATTTTGCAAATTTGACACACTCTCCATTTTCGGTAGAAAGGAGTTTCTTCAGTTGTCGTTCATCCCAGACTGAGGCCCACTTCAG GACCACTTTATTCGGTCTGGAAGATGTATCTGCTCATGAGATGGTCAAAGTCATTCAACGTTGGGTCTCCTCTGGTCCATCTGTCAAAATTCAGTGGTATGTTGTTGACATTATCAAGAGTTGCCCTGTGGCTATACCCTCCGATGTCTATGCCGAGTGTGTGAGTCCTGACATGAAACAGTGTTGGGAGAAATGCGATGATAAGCCGCAGTAa